A genome region from Bacteroidota bacterium includes the following:
- a CDS encoding efflux RND transporter permease subunit — MLEKIKEFKPTSWSINNRTTIFLLCIFLSVAGMIYYNKLPKESFPEVKVPTIYVTTMYFGTSPTDMENLVAKPLEKQFKSLSGVKKITSNSIQDFCNVIVEFNTNVKTEVALQKVKDAIDKAKRDLPAKLDAGPNAQEINFSEFPIMGVNVAGNDLKRIKKFADDLKDRIESMHEITRVEMVGAPVREIQVDVDMFKMQAATLTLGDIQRAIQSENLNMSGGTVTVDGIKNTLAIKSEFKTVDELENIVVGSQAGAKIYLKDVADVRDGFKEKDSYARLDGKDVITLNVIKRAGENLINASDGIHQIIKDMRADKSLPDDITVTITGDQSDQTRVTLHDLINTIIIGFILVVIVLMFFMGATNSFFVALSVPLSMAIAFIVLHSLGWSMNMIVLFSFLLALGIVVDDAIVVIENTHRIFLQNRDLGIIKSAKLAAGEVFLPVLSGTLTTLAPFVPLAFWDGMIGQFMIYLPITLIITLLASLVVAYIFNPVFAVRFMRHYEPASAKDNSIPRWMKRFMIVMGLLIVIFYSQHSKGLANFSVVLVLLVLLHHFALRRLIFGFQENVWPRVRNWYGRKLTWAIDHPKTILFSTIVLFILSFVLLGIRQPKVDFFPIGQPNFIYTYIEMPVGTDQAKTDSITRIVEKRVKNVLGADTDIVTSTIANVAFGASDPAQNDQSIQPHKAKVGVAFKKFSDRKGKSTRSILQRMQRSFHEHPITGAQIVVEQEQAGPPVGKAISIELSGDRPELLIAAAKDLKEFLDSEAINGVENLKSDFQTSKPEIVFEINRERANREGISTGQIGMEIRGGVFGTEVSKFRDLTDEYPIMVRYKPEQRNNLTALQNLKITYRDMNMGGQIRNVPLSAFATVKDTTSFGGIKRKAQKKIITLESNVLADFNPNEVAENVKAQVELWKNKHKTPGVTIDMGGQQQEQAETASFLGGALLTSIGLIILILVTQFNSVGKTIIIISEILFSVIGVFLGLAIFGMNVSIVMTGVGIVALAGIVVRNGILIVEFTDILKERGMNTRDAIIEAGKTRMTPVLLTATATILGLIPLAVGFNIDFATLFTDFQPHIFFGGDSVAFWGPLSWTMIYGLGFATILTLVVLPVMYLLAERAGIKFKRLIGK, encoded by the coding sequence ATGCTTGAAAAAATAAAAGAATTCAAACCTACAAGCTGGTCGATCAATAATCGCACGACGATCTTCCTGTTGTGCATTTTTCTTTCCGTTGCGGGAATGATCTATTACAATAAACTTCCGAAGGAAAGTTTTCCGGAAGTAAAAGTTCCGACCATTTACGTAACCACCATGTATTTCGGCACTTCGCCGACCGATATGGAAAATCTTGTGGCGAAACCACTCGAGAAACAATTCAAATCTCTTTCGGGCGTCAAAAAGATCACGAGCAATTCCATCCAGGATTTCTGTAACGTGATCGTGGAGTTCAACACGAATGTGAAAACAGAAGTAGCATTGCAGAAAGTAAAAGATGCGATCGATAAAGCGAAACGCGATCTTCCTGCAAAACTCGATGCCGGGCCGAATGCGCAGGAAATAAATTTTTCCGAATTCCCGATCATGGGTGTGAACGTTGCGGGCAATGATTTGAAACGAATTAAAAAATTTGCCGACGATTTAAAAGACAGGATAGAATCCATGCACGAGATCACGCGCGTGGAAATGGTGGGCGCTCCCGTGCGCGAGATCCAGGTGGATGTGGACATGTTTAAAATGCAGGCAGCAACATTAACACTCGGGGATATTCAACGCGCCATACAATCGGAAAACCTGAACATGTCGGGAGGAACAGTTACTGTAGATGGAATAAAAAATACACTCGCCATAAAAAGTGAATTCAAAACTGTGGACGAACTGGAGAATATAGTGGTCGGTTCGCAAGCGGGTGCAAAAATTTATCTGAAAGATGTGGCCGATGTGCGCGATGGCTTCAAAGAGAAAGACAGTTATGCGCGCCTCGACGGAAAAGATGTGATCACACTGAATGTGATTAAACGCGCAGGTGAAAATCTCATTAATGCTTCCGACGGAATTCACCAGATCATTAAAGACATGCGCGCCGATAAATCTTTGCCGGACGATATCACGGTTACGATCACCGGCGATCAGTCGGATCAAACGCGCGTTACACTGCACGATCTCATCAACACCATCATCATCGGTTTCATTCTCGTGGTGATCGTTCTCATGTTCTTCATGGGCGCAACGAATTCTTTTTTCGTTGCATTGTCCGTTCCATTGTCAATGGCCATTGCATTCATCGTGCTGCATTCTCTCGGATGGTCGATGAACATGATCGTACTTTTTTCTTTCCTTCTTGCATTGGGAATTGTGGTGGATGATGCGATTGTGGTTATTGAAAACACGCACCGGATATTTTTGCAGAACCGCGACCTGGGAATAATAAAATCGGCAAAGCTTGCTGCGGGAGAAGTTTTTCTTCCCGTGCTTTCGGGAACACTCACCACGCTCGCGCCGTTTGTTCCACTGGCGTTCTGGGATGGAATGATCGGGCAATTCATGATCTACCTTCCGATCACACTCATTATTACTTTGCTTGCATCGCTTGTGGTCGCTTACATTTTCAATCCTGTTTTCGCCGTACGTTTCATGCGTCATTACGAACCTGCATCTGCAAAAGATAATTCCATTCCCAGATGGATGAAACGTTTTATGATCGTGATGGGATTGCTCATTGTTATTTTTTATTCGCAACATTCCAAAGGCCTTGCAAATTTTTCTGTGGTGCTGGTGCTGCTCGTGCTGCTTCATCATTTTGCATTGCGTCGTCTTATTTTTGGTTTCCAGGAAAATGTGTGGCCGCGTGTGCGTAACTGGTACGGAAGAAAATTAACGTGGGCAATAGATCATCCGAAAACAATTCTCTTTTCCACGATCGTACTTTTTATTTTGTCATTTGTATTGTTGGGCATCCGGCAACCGAAAGTTGATTTCTTCCCGATAGGACAACCGAATTTTATTTACACGTATATCGAAATGCCGGTGGGAACAGATCAGGCGAAAACAGATTCCATTACGCGCATTGTAGAAAAACGTGTGAAAAATGTTCTCGGTGCCGATACGGATATTGTTACTTCCACGATTGCCAACGTTGCTTTCGGCGCAAGCGATCCTGCACAGAATGATCAATCGATTCAGCCGCACAAAGCGAAAGTAGGAGTTGCATTCAAAAAATTTTCCGACCGGAAAGGAAAATCGACGCGGAGTATTCTGCAGCGTATGCAACGGTCTTTTCATGAACATCCTATTACCGGAGCGCAGATCGTTGTTGAACAGGAACAGGCGGGCCCGCCGGTTGGAAAAGCGATCAGCATAGAGCTCTCCGGCGATCGTCCTGAATTATTGATAGCCGCTGCAAAAGATCTGAAAGAATTTCTCGACAGTGAAGCGATCAACGGCGTGGAGAATCTTAAAAGTGATTTTCAAACCAGCAAACCTGAAATTGTTTTTGAAATAAACCGGGAGCGTGCTAATCGCGAAGGAATTTCTACGGGACAAATAGGAATGGAAATACGCGGCGGGGTTTTCGGAACAGAAGTTTCAAAATTCCGCGACCTGACTGATGAGTACCCGATCATGGTTCGTTACAAACCGGAACAGCGGAATAATTTAACTGCATTACAGAATCTCAAGATCACTTATCGCGATATGAATATGGGCGGACAGATACGCAATGTTCCGCTCTCTGCATTTGCAACGGTGAAAGACACCACGAGTTTCGGCGGCATCAAACGCAAAGCGCAGAAAAAAATAATTACGCTTGAGTCGAATGTGCTTGCCGATTTTAATCCGAATGAAGTGGCGGAAAATGTGAAAGCGCAGGTGGAACTCTGGAAGAACAAACACAAAACTCCGGGTGTGACGATCGACATGGGCGGGCAACAGCAGGAACAGGCGGAGACGGCATCTTTTCTCGGTGGCGCGCTGCTGACTTCCATCGGGCTGATCATTCTAATTCTTGTTACGCAATTCAACTCCGTCGGAAAAACGATCATCATTATCAGTGAAATTCTTTTCAGCGTTATCGGTGTTTTTCTCGGACTCGCAATTTTCGGAATGAATGTTTCCATCGTAATGACCGGTGTTGGAATTGTGGCGCTTGCCGGCATCGTAGTTCGGAATGGAATTCTCATTGTGGAATTCACTGACATTCTCAAAGAGCGTGGAATGAACACGCGCGATGCGATCATTGAAGCAGGAAAAACAAGAATGACGCCGGTGTTACTCACTGCCACAGCAACCATTCTCGGATTGATCCCGCTTGCAGTCGGATTCAATATTGATTTCGCAACCCTGTTCACGGATTTTCAACCACACATTTTTTTCGGCGGAGATAGTGTTGCATTCTGGGGGCCGCTTTCGTGGACAATGATCTATGGACTCGGTTTCGCAACAATCTTAACTTTGGTTGTGCTGCCGGTAATGTATCTTCTTGCCGAAAGAGCAGGAATAAAATTTAAAAGATTAATCGGAAAATAA
- a CDS encoding efflux RND transporter periplasmic adaptor subunit — protein sequence MKKIATLLFTMGIFFSSCGGGQKEEEKLRSDLKSKKEEFEKLRKDIAEIELQLAKFDTSKANDGKPVKILAIAPTRFVHNIDIQGRVDAEESVTVSPQMPGLVKRVNVQPGDKVNAGEVLAEIDADAMIQQMNALKTQRDMAKEVYDRQKNLWDQKIGTEMQFLQSKTQYDALDKQVLAMSEQIDMTRIKAPMSGTVDQVNIRTGEIAAAGFSGIVIVNTTKLRVKGEVAEAYIAQVKIGSAVSIFIPDADKTIEATVTYSGQVVNKMNRTFNVEVAVPANEKDVLPNMIAVMKINDYSQDNSIVAPLSAIQQTSDGKYFVFVAKNNGGKLTAEKREVTYEKNYNGMALITSGLINGDQLITDGYADLNNGDAVMSN from the coding sequence ATGAAAAAAATTGCAACACTACTTTTTACAATGGGGATCTTCTTCTCTTCCTGCGGGGGCGGGCAAAAAGAAGAAGAAAAACTCCGCAGCGATCTGAAATCGAAAAAAGAAGAATTCGAAAAACTGCGGAAGGATATTGCCGAGATCGAACTCCAACTTGCGAAATTCGATACGTCGAAAGCGAATGACGGAAAGCCGGTGAAAATTCTTGCGATCGCGCCTACGCGCTTCGTCCACAACATAGACATACAGGGGCGCGTGGATGCGGAAGAGAGCGTGACGGTGAGCCCGCAGATGCCCGGGCTCGTGAAGCGCGTGAATGTACAGCCGGGCGATAAAGTGAATGCAGGAGAAGTCCTTGCAGAGATAGATGCCGATGCGATGATACAGCAGATGAATGCACTCAAAACACAACGCGACATGGCGAAAGAAGTTTACGATCGCCAGAAAAATTTATGGGATCAGAAAATAGGAACCGAAATGCAATTTCTCCAGTCAAAAACACAATACGATGCACTTGACAAACAAGTATTGGCAATGAGTGAGCAGATCGACATGACAAGAATTAAAGCGCCGATGTCCGGAACTGTCGATCAGGTGAACATACGCACGGGAGAAATTGCGGCTGCAGGATTTTCAGGGATCGTGATCGTGAATACAACGAAGCTGCGCGTGAAAGGAGAAGTGGCTGAAGCTTACATTGCGCAAGTGAAGATCGGAAGTGCAGTGAGCATTTTTATTCCCGATGCGGATAAAACAATTGAGGCAACAGTCACTTATTCCGGACAGGTCGTGAATAAAATGAATCGCACATTCAACGTGGAAGTTGCCGTTCCTGCCAATGAAAAAGATGTGTTGCCGAATATGATCGCAGTGATGAAGATCAATGATTACAGCCAGGATAATTCTATTGTGGCTCCACTCAGCGCGATCCAGCAAACATCAGACGGAAAATATTTTGTTTTCGTTGCAAAAAATAACGGCGGAAAACTCACGGCGGAAAAACGCGAAGTCACCTATGAAAAAAATTACAATGGAATGGCGCTCATCACTTCCGGCCTCATAAACGGCGATCAGCTCATCACCGACGGATATGCCGACCTGAATAACGGCGATGCCGTGATGTCGAACTGA
- a CDS encoding TolC family protein, whose translation MKTIKTKLLLLSIFAATLSLDAQQTDTASYNYTLQQCIDYALQHSTTMQNVLLDEQAAADKVKEVLGMGLPQINSSFQAQDYVQIPTSLIPGEFFGGPPGSYIPVKFGTQYNASLSFSGTQLLFNGAYIVGLQASKLYQDLAAKNADRTSIDVRADVTKAYYTVLVNMEKKKLLDANLDRIKKLRDDTKAYFDNGFVEKIDLDRVTVTFNNLTTEADNVKRLLDLSLVLLKYQMGMDQSADLIPSQNISDITFDAPKIENGKFNYSNRIDYQLMDMTLRGKVLSLRAERMGYLPSVLLFGSATAQAQRTSFNIFEPGKPWYPIGIVGVQVSIPIFSGMQRYYRISQAKVGIMKSQNDLVQMERIIDMQQAVARVNLQNSSASLSSQKSNMDLAQEVFDVTKKKFDQGVGSDLEVINAQTSLKEAQTNYFNALYDAVIAKVEYDKSMGTLTK comes from the coding sequence ATGAAAACAATCAAAACGAAACTGCTGCTCCTCTCCATTTTCGCAGCGACTCTTTCTCTCGACGCACAGCAAACCGACACTGCTTCTTACAACTACACGCTGCAGCAGTGCATAGATTATGCTTTGCAGCACAGCACCACCATGCAGAATGTTCTGCTCGACGAACAAGCCGCTGCAGATAAAGTGAAAGAAGTTTTAGGAATGGGATTGCCGCAGATCAATTCTTCTTTCCAGGCGCAGGATTATGTTCAGATCCCTACGTCTCTTATTCCCGGAGAATTTTTCGGCGGGCCTCCCGGAAGTTACATTCCCGTGAAATTCGGAACGCAGTACAATGCTTCACTTTCTTTTTCCGGAACGCAACTTTTATTCAACGGGGCATACATTGTGGGACTACAGGCGTCGAAATTGTATCAGGATCTTGCTGCGAAAAATGCAGACCGCACTTCCATCGACGTTCGTGCTGATGTGACCAAAGCGTATTACACCGTGCTGGTAAATATGGAAAAGAAAAAACTACTTGACGCAAATCTTGACAGGATCAAAAAACTCCGCGACGACACCAAAGCATATTTTGACAATGGATTCGTTGAAAAAATAGATCTCGATCGCGTTACTGTCACTTTCAATAATCTTACTACCGAAGCTGATAATGTGAAACGATTGCTCGATCTTTCTCTCGTTCTTCTCAAATACCAGATGGGAATGGACCAGTCGGCTGATCTTATTCCTTCACAGAATATTTCCGATATCACTTTCGATGCACCAAAAATTGAAAATGGAAAATTCAATTATTCCAATCGTATTGATTACCAGTTGATGGATATGACACTGCGCGGAAAAGTTCTTTCCCTGCGCGCCGAACGTATGGGCTATCTTCCTTCTGTACTATTGTTCGGTTCTGCAACCGCGCAGGCACAACGCACTTCGTTCAATATTTTCGAACCGGGAAAACCCTGGTACCCGATAGGAATTGTTGGCGTGCAGGTGAGCATTCCTATTTTTTCCGGCATGCAGCGTTACTATCGCATATCGCAAGCAAAAGTAGGCATCATGAAATCGCAGAATGATTTGGTGCAGATGGAACGCATCATCGATATGCAACAGGCGGTTGCGAGAGTGAACCTGCAGAATTCGTCCGCATCACTTTCTTCGCAGAAATCAAATATGGATCTCGCGCAGGAAGTTTTTGATGTGACAAAGAAAAAATTCGACCAAGGTGTTGGCTCCGATCTTGAAGTGATCAATGCACAGACTTCTCTGAAAGAAGCACAAACAAATTATTTCAATGCACTTTACGATGCCGTCATTGCAAAAGTGGAATACGATAAATCAATGGGAACGCTAACTAAATAG
- a CDS encoding TetR/AcrR family transcriptional regulator — translation MHSTKEMKPKERILNAAFELFFRYGIKTITMDDIAKHLTISKKTIYQFFSDKDEVVHTLMERALAQDHKDFEKIAKETSNVVEEIFVIMKKMHEIFGSINPNIFYDLRKYHSKTWNLFHKFRNDFVYGMIMKSLENGKKQGFVRTDVNVKILAKLRIEEIDMGFDPTIFPPDKFKLLDTQISMTEHFLYGVCTLKGHKLINKYKQTVEDE, via the coding sequence ATGCACAGCACAAAGGAAATGAAACCGAAAGAGCGCATTCTCAACGCGGCTTTCGAACTTTTTTTCCGCTATGGAATAAAGACGATCACGATGGACGACATCGCGAAACATCTGACCATTTCGAAGAAAACCATTTACCAGTTTTTCAGCGACAAGGACGAGGTCGTGCATACGCTCATGGAACGCGCGCTCGCGCAGGATCACAAGGATTTTGAAAAGATCGCGAAGGAAACTTCGAATGTGGTGGAGGAAATTTTTGTGATCATGAAAAAGATGCACGAGATCTTCGGCAGCATCAATCCGAATATTTTTTACGACCTGCGAAAATACCATTCGAAAACATGGAACCTGTTCCACAAATTCAGAAATGATTTTGTTTATGGCATGATCATGAAATCACTGGAGAACGGAAAGAAACAAGGATTCGTGAGAACAGATGTGAACGTGAAAATCCTCGCCAAACTCCGCATAGAAGAAATAGACATGGGGTTCGATCCAACGATCTTTCCACCAGACAAATTCAAACTGCTCGATACACAGATCTCTATGACGGAACATTTTCTTTATGGCGTGTGTACGCTCAAAGGACATAAACTGATCAATAAATATAAACAGACAGTGGAAGATGAATAA
- the asnS gene encoding asparagine--tRNA ligase, with the protein MKMEKVKDLLHSTELNREVKLNGWVRSARGNKYVQFIHVNDGSTIKNIQAVADVAKFPEELFKRITTGACISVTGTLVASQGKGQAQEIQASSIEILGDCDPETFPIQRRGKDEKENKTQTLSLEFLREKAHLRPRTNTFGAVLRIRHAMTFAIHKFFNDKGFYNLHTPIITASDAEGAGEMFRVTTLDLNNLPRTEEGKINFEEDFFGRETNLTVSGQLEGETAALALGNIYTFGPTFRAENSNTPRHLAEFWMIEPEMAFYDINDNMDLAEEMLKYLVNYALHHCKDDVQFLNDTYDDKLVARLQSVIEHPFKRISYTEGIDILKEASAKFEYKPDWGKDLQKEHENFLVEHFGGPVIVTGYPKDIKSFYMKINEDGKTVRAMDILFPWIGEIIGGSQREDDHDKLLARVKEMNIPQESIWWYLETRKFGTCPHSGFGLGFERLLLFVTGMTNIRDVIPFPRTPKNAEF; encoded by the coding sequence ATGAAAATGGAAAAAGTAAAAGACCTGCTGCATTCAACTGAGTTGAACAGGGAAGTGAAACTGAACGGATGGGTGAGAAGCGCCCGTGGGAATAAGTATGTGCAATTCATTCACGTGAACGACGGATCTACCATAAAGAATATCCAGGCAGTGGCCGATGTCGCGAAATTTCCGGAAGAACTTTTCAAGCGCATTACAACCGGTGCGTGCATTTCTGTTACAGGAACACTCGTTGCGTCGCAGGGAAAAGGACAGGCGCAGGAAATACAGGCATCGTCCATAGAAATTCTTGGCGACTGCGATCCGGAGACATTTCCTATTCAGCGCAGGGGAAAAGATGAGAAGGAAAATAAAACACAAACATTGTCACTGGAATTCCTGCGCGAGAAAGCACATCTGCGTCCGCGCACGAATACGTTCGGTGCTGTGTTGCGCATCCGTCACGCGATGACCTTCGCCATTCACAAATTTTTCAACGATAAAGGATTTTACAATCTTCATACGCCAATCATCACTGCATCTGATGCAGAAGGCGCAGGGGAAATGTTCCGCGTCACAACACTTGATCTGAATAATCTTCCGAGAACAGAAGAAGGAAAAATAAATTTCGAAGAAGATTTTTTCGGAAGAGAAACGAATCTTACCGTAAGCGGACAACTCGAAGGAGAAACCGCTGCTCTTGCTCTTGGAAATATTTACACATTCGGCCCAACCTTCCGCGCCGAGAATTCAAACACCCCGCGACATCTTGCGGAGTTCTGGATGATAGAACCGGAAATGGCATTCTATGATATCAACGATAACATGGATCTCGCCGAAGAGATGCTGAAGTACCTCGTGAATTACGCGCTGCATCATTGCAAGGATGATGTGCAATTCCTCAATGACACTTATGATGATAAACTCGTTGCACGATTGCAATCGGTGATCGAACATCCTTTCAAGAGAATTTCATACACGGAGGGAATAGATATTCTCAAAGAAGCGTCGGCTAAATTTGAATACAAACCGGATTGGGGAAAAGATCTGCAGAAGGAACATGAGAATTTCCTGGTAGAACATTTCGGCGGACCGGTGATCGTGACCGGTTATCCGAAAGACATCAAATCTTTTTACATGAAGATCAACGAAGATGGAAAAACAGTTCGCGCGATGGATATTTTATTCCCGTGGATAGGAGAGATCATCGGCGGATCGCAGCGGGAAGATGATCACGATAAACTTTTGGCGCGCGTGAAGGAAATGAATATTCCGCAGGAATCCATCTGGTGGTATTTGGAAACAAGAAAATTCGGAACGTGCCCGCACAGTGGATTCGGATTGGGATTTGAAAGATTGTTGTTGTTCGTGACAGGAATGACGAATATCCGTGATGTAATTCCATTCCCGAGGACGCCGAAGAATGCGGAGTTTTAG
- a CDS encoding type II toxin-antitoxin system HicB family antitoxin: MKTYNFTAQIEKEDDLYTGTIVGVPGAHTQAKTVDELMAQLREVLLLCMEEMTEEEKNSIPQFIGFQNFSIAV; encoded by the coding sequence ATGAAAACCTATAATTTCACTGCGCAGATTGAAAAAGAAGACGATCTCTATACAGGGACGATCGTCGGTGTTCCGGGTGCGCATACGCAGGCAAAGACAGTTGATGAATTGATGGCGCAATTGCGTGAAGTGCTTTTGTTGTGCATGGAGGAGATGACGGAGGAAGAAAAGAATTCTATTCCGCAGTTCATAGGGTTTCAGAATTTCAGCATTGCTGTATGA
- a CDS encoding type II toxin-antitoxin system HicA family toxin: MSRLPIVDAKTFEKILLRLGFVPIRQKGSHVFYRHPDGRFTTLPHHKGNDIGRSLTRMILREINISVEEFTKLLNEL; this comes from the coding sequence ATGAGCCGGCTTCCGATCGTAGATGCGAAGACTTTTGAAAAAATTCTTCTTCGGCTTGGCTTTGTTCCCATCCGGCAAAAAGGAAGCCATGTTTTTTATCGTCACCCGGATGGAAGATTCACGACACTTCCTCATCATAAAGGAAATGACATCGGCAGGTCATTAACCAGAATGATCCTGCGCGAAATAAATATTTCTGTAGAGGAATTTACGAAGCTGTTAAACGAATTGTGA
- a CDS encoding T9SS type A sorting domain-containing protein gives MRIILFFLFISTTSFAQNFQAHYGTAHDEDAYSMCVTPGNGFLLCGSSYGTGSGGKDAMLLKTNAGGLLEWSKVYGGAGDETAIYVQPVPAGGYIFCGETFSADVNGDAFIARTDSSGNLLWWKNYGGANYDIAYSVKPLSDGGFIVAGLTEKGSLDYDAFLMRTDANGDSLWTRIMGGPNIDHAVQVIATADSGFIFSGKILSYGSGSSDIWLVKTNANGDTTWTEEIGGPGWDEGMDILEIPNGYIICGGTNSYGSGNYDFLLMQIDAAGQLQWAKTYGGQNVEASYNVKKISSGGYAFCGYTETFGPGHSRGTDSANALLIRTDVNGDTLWSMAYGGSLKEECFAVNTTYDGGFALCGYTGSFGDSLQAYVFRSDSMGYSGCNERRASPDIGIPPLVEMHHSVTVSRGLMKTIPVSSAANFAAQQNVLCGGPLNVNENAQENISLFPNPSGDEITIRLNGERADEILITNISGRNAACYRNLSEGDVNLDVHDLSPGSYIITVFSSNMKSSRQMMFIRY, from the coding sequence ATGAGAATAATTCTTTTTTTTCTTTTCATTTCAACAACTTCCTTCGCGCAGAATTTCCAGGCGCATTACGGAACCGCGCACGATGAAGATGCATATTCCATGTGCGTAACACCGGGAAATGGTTTCCTGCTCTGCGGAAGTTCTTACGGAACCGGGAGCGGCGGAAAAGATGCCATGCTGCTGAAAACAAATGCGGGCGGATTACTGGAATGGTCGAAAGTTTACGGAGGAGCAGGAGATGAAACAGCAATTTACGTTCAACCTGTTCCTGCCGGTGGATATATTTTCTGCGGAGAAACTTTCAGCGCCGATGTAAATGGTGATGCTTTCATTGCACGCACCGATTCATCAGGAAATCTTTTGTGGTGGAAAAATTATGGCGGCGCTAATTATGATATTGCCTATTCCGTAAAACCGCTGAGCGACGGAGGATTCATTGTGGCCGGCCTTACTGAAAAAGGAAGTTTGGATTACGATGCATTTCTCATGCGCACCGATGCGAACGGCGATTCATTATGGACAAGAATAATGGGCGGACCGAACATCGATCACGCTGTTCAAGTGATCGCAACTGCCGATAGCGGTTTTATTTTTTCAGGAAAAATTCTCAGTTACGGTTCAGGCAGCAGTGATATATGGCTGGTAAAAACAAATGCGAATGGTGATACAACCTGGACGGAAGAGATCGGTGGACCGGGATGGGATGAAGGAATGGATATTCTTGAAATTCCAAACGGATATATTATTTGCGGTGGAACGAATAGTTATGGTTCGGGCAATTATGATTTTCTGTTAATGCAGATCGATGCGGCGGGACAATTGCAATGGGCAAAAACTTACGGCGGGCAAAATGTGGAAGCAAGTTACAATGTGAAAAAAATTTCTTCCGGAGGATATGCATTTTGCGGATACACGGAAACTTTTGGCCCGGGACATTCGCGCGGCACCGATAGCGCTAATGCATTATTGATTCGCACAGATGTAAATGGCGATACGCTTTGGTCCATGGCTTACGGCGGATCTTTGAAGGAAGAATGTTTTGCAGTGAACACAACTTACGACGGAGGATTTGCGCTGTGCGGCTACACCGGAAGTTTCGGCGATAGTTTGCAGGCCTACGTTTTCAGAAGCGACAGCATGGGTTACAGCGGTTGTAATGAAAGACGGGCGTCACCTGATATTGGAATTCCTCCGCTTGTAGAAATGCATCACAGCGTAACGGTGTCGCGTGGTTTAATGAAAACAATTCCGGTTTCTTCCGCAGCAAATTTTGCAGCGCAGCAAAATGTTTTGTGCGGCGGGCCATTGAATGTGAATGAAAATGCGCAGGAAAATATTTCTTTATTTCCTAATCCGTCGGGCGATGAAATAACGATCCGGCTCAACGGAGAAAGAGCAGATGAAATTCTTATTACGAACATCAGCGGAAGAAACGCGGCGTGTTACAGAAATTTATCTGAAGGTGATGTAAATTTGGATGTGCATGATCTTTCTCCCGGAAGTTACATCATCACTGTTTTTTCCAGCAACATGAAAAGTTCGCGGCAGATGATGTTTATCCGGTACTGA